A genomic region of Colletotrichum destructivum chromosome 1, complete sequence contains the following coding sequences:
- a CDS encoding Putative cyanovirin-N, with protein MVVFSQNKFLRYFFLLSDLMCVVLGRLGRAESEVSKRGVQTRADGFLSSCADWGALMNEKYKVAAYCRSTTGGWRWSVLNLNSCLVNVQGELKAQDDGLFFRTCGPCWHDNSTSSWANYACSCEISAGAGRHTAHGIDLNNLVGNDDGVLFCGNQRTHGEMVDEGSVTWSGPHLFITGS; from the exons ATGGTGGTTTTCTCTCAGAACAAGTTTTTGCGTTATTTCTTTCTACTGTCTGACTTAATGTGTGTCGTCTTAGGGCGTCTGGGGCGAGCAGAAAGCGAAGTGTCCAAGAGAGGAGTGCAGACCCGGGCTGATGGATTTCTATCATCATGTGCTGACTGGGGTGCGTTGATGAACGAAAAGTACAAAGTAGCAGCTTATTGCAGGTCAACAACTGGCGGATGGCGGTGGTCCGTGCTCAACCTGAACTCCTGTCTTGTCAACGTCCAGGGTGAACTCAAAGCGCAAGACGA CGGGCTTTTCTTCCGCACATGTGGCCCTTGCTGGCATGACAACTCAACTTCATCTTGGGCGAATTATGCGTGCAGTTGCGAGATCTCGGCGGGAGCGGGACGTCATACCGCGCATGGGATTGACCTCA ATAACCTTGTTGGGAATGATGACGGTGTCCTCTTCTGTGGCAATCAAAGAACCCATGGCGAAATGGTGGACGAGGGGAGTGTCACTTGGTCAGGGCCTCACCTATTCATTACAGGGTCCTAG
- a CDS encoding Putative HAT dimerization domain, ribonuclease H-like superfamily, whose amino-acid sequence MFVVIQLLSDDEYRDRPTQWEMANSSLAEAVRAREHNPFDSFQDELMSSTNHEHELVEDEFERWLSTKNDVHSKHDNPLEYWSAKRFEYPRVARMAIDVLSVPAMAAECERTFSSAGSMVSHKRHRLDASTIAVTQTVRSWLRAGLLEGYDGMLKEIDDDVVETVV is encoded by the coding sequence AtgttcgtcgtcatccagctactcagcgacgacgagtaTCGTGATCGTCCTACACAATGGGAGATGGCAAACAGTAGTCTTGCAGAAGCTGTGAGGGCTCGAGAGCACAATCCGTTCGATTCGTTCCAAGACGAGCTGATGTCGAGTACGAATCATGAACATGAGCTGGTTGAAGACGAGTTCGAGAGGTGGCTATCTACAAAGAACGACGTCCATTCAAAGCACGATAACCCGCTTGAATATTGGTCTGCGAAGCGATTTGAGTATCCTCGTGTAGCTAGAATGGCTATTGACGTCTTGTCAGTCCCCGCCATGGCTGCCGAGTGTGAGAGGACGTTTTCCTCAGCTGGTAGCATGGTCTCACATAAACGACACCGGCTGGATGCAAGCACTATTGCTGTTACTCAGACAGTTAGGTCATGGCTAAGAGCAGGGCTGTTGGAGGGATATGATGGGATGCTAAAGGAGATTGATGACGACGTGGTCGAGACTGTGGTGTAG